The Amycolatopsis mongoliensis genome includes a window with the following:
- a CDS encoding non-ribosomal peptide synthetase, producing the protein MSEALQQENPVLLHHFFEQSARRTPDAIAVDVPPSGERPRRTVTYRDLYRRSAVAARAVQHAVRRPGIVAILLSRTTEDLYLAQLGVLRAGSAYVCLDPSFPDEQLAHILGDAAPALLVTDRAGQERAVRAGYTGAVHRVDGPAEPAARPGIAPGVPPGLAYVIYTSGTTGKPKGVLVGHQGVVNLIRSDVGEFGLGPGDRVAQGSSPAYDSSVEEAWMAWACGATVVVMDDETARLGPDLVPWLRRERITVLCPPPTLLRATACEDPRRELPELRLLYVGGEALPGDVAERWAPGRRMVNGYGPTECTVTCLRADVEPGKPVAIGKPVPGMRAWVLDERLEPVKPGEKGELCMSGTGLALGYHNKPELTDEKFPRHPRLGRLYRTGDLVHAEADGTLFYHGRIDSQVKLRGYRIELEAIEASLARFPGVREAACRVQGEGAGQVIAAHLVPDGALPDATVLKEHLRKALPAYMVPAVFGEAETLPRSAGGKLRRNDLPALATGRRHAAETTGTETEEFIAAALRAVFETDDIGIDDDFFDDLGGSSLQAAMLISKLRVNPLTEAIAVRDVYRARTVSGLAKLAAPAIHDEIDAVAAPARRAVAITLAQAAWLAAELAIAAPIGYFLVFVALPWLAARIGLVALIVLLPVVLLIAGFGWTPVAVFFAVRAKRLLIGKFEPTRVPVWSGFHLRLWIVRHLLRFVPWGTIAGTEFQCMALRSLGARIGRRVHIHRGVDVVQGGWDLLDIGDDATIGQDASLGLVQLAEGHLTIGRITVAGGATVDVRAGMSPNTRLGRGSWLSALSSLPSGTAVPDGRRWDGVPAHDTGPAPRAPVPVVSGSMLSPFAHGLATVAARALFTWLFALPLSIVMIALVLAFDVTYAALLDVVTQPWAHPGFLLVFAVGSCLSLVISVWVEALCARALGRVEEGVISRWSPAYIRVSLKTGLVTTAGNWLSGGMFWPVWLRWAGMKVGRGCEISTIIDVVPELVEIGPDTFFADGIYLGGPRIQQGTVTLARVRLGHDTFLGNHAVIPGGQRLPPDILIGVCTVADDRIMRPGTSWFGHPPMLLPRREIVESDRSLTHDPSFARVLTRVFWEWLRFALPVVPLAVMTAWFVGIAYAAKVLPLALFLFPGAALVTLATLALPCLIVLALKWGLLGRVKPGVHPLWSCWCSRWDFLYVAWGFIAGGVLSALEGTLMLPLYLRRIGVDIGKRVVLGEGFAQVVDPDMLHFGDGATVSAMFQAHTFEDRVLKIDHVHVGAHSTLAHGTVPLYGAEIGEHAYAAPHSVIMKQERLLPRLRYAGVPTKEQKAPSPRTNPESLTQPLRPAGRHRTVPEPPTQAFWRFDRTFAVPGEQPAGRPQPSLQD; encoded by the coding sequence GTGAGCGAGGCGCTCCAGCAGGAGAACCCCGTTCTCCTGCACCACTTCTTCGAGCAGTCGGCCCGGCGCACGCCGGACGCGATCGCGGTCGACGTCCCACCGTCCGGTGAGCGGCCGCGGCGCACCGTCACCTACCGCGATCTGTACCGCCGCTCCGCGGTTGCCGCCCGCGCGGTCCAGCACGCGGTGCGGCGGCCGGGGATCGTCGCGATCCTCCTGTCCCGCACGACCGAGGACCTCTACCTGGCGCAGCTGGGCGTGCTGCGGGCCGGCTCGGCGTACGTCTGCCTCGACCCGTCGTTCCCCGACGAACAGCTGGCCCACATCCTCGGTGACGCCGCGCCCGCGCTGCTCGTCACCGACCGGGCCGGGCAGGAACGCGCCGTCCGGGCCGGCTACACCGGCGCCGTGCACCGCGTCGACGGCCCGGCCGAGCCCGCCGCGCGGCCGGGCATCGCGCCCGGGGTACCGCCGGGGCTGGCTTACGTCATCTACACATCGGGCACCACGGGCAAGCCGAAGGGGGTGCTCGTCGGGCACCAGGGCGTGGTCAACCTGATCCGTTCGGACGTCGGCGAGTTCGGGCTCGGGCCGGGGGATCGCGTGGCCCAGGGGTCTTCGCCCGCCTACGACTCCTCGGTCGAGGAGGCGTGGATGGCGTGGGCGTGCGGTGCCACCGTCGTGGTGATGGACGACGAGACGGCCCGGCTCGGCCCCGACCTCGTGCCGTGGCTGCGGCGCGAACGGATCACCGTGCTCTGCCCGCCGCCGACCTTGCTGCGGGCGACCGCGTGCGAAGACCCGCGGCGGGAGCTGCCCGAGCTGCGCCTGCTCTACGTCGGCGGGGAAGCGCTGCCCGGCGACGTCGCCGAGCGCTGGGCTCCCGGCCGCCGGATGGTCAACGGCTACGGGCCGACCGAGTGCACGGTGACCTGCCTGCGCGCCGACGTCGAGCCGGGAAAGCCCGTCGCCATCGGCAAACCGGTGCCGGGTATGCGGGCGTGGGTCCTCGACGAGCGGCTCGAGCCGGTCAAGCCGGGGGAGAAGGGCGAGCTGTGCATGAGCGGCACGGGCCTCGCGCTGGGGTACCACAACAAGCCGGAGCTCACCGACGAGAAGTTCCCACGGCACCCGCGGCTCGGGCGGCTGTACCGCACGGGCGACCTCGTGCACGCCGAAGCCGACGGCACGCTCTTCTACCACGGCCGCATCGACTCCCAGGTCAAGCTGCGCGGCTACCGGATCGAACTGGAGGCGATCGAGGCGTCGCTGGCCCGGTTCCCCGGTGTGCGGGAGGCGGCCTGCCGGGTCCAGGGCGAGGGCGCCGGCCAGGTGATCGCCGCGCATCTGGTGCCGGACGGCGCCCTGCCGGATGCGACCGTGCTCAAGGAACACCTGCGCAAAGCCCTTCCGGCCTACATGGTTCCGGCGGTCTTCGGTGAGGCGGAAACACTGCCGCGCAGCGCCGGCGGCAAGCTGCGCCGCAACGACCTGCCGGCCCTGGCCACCGGACGGCGCCACGCGGCCGAGACCACCGGCACCGAGACGGAGGAGTTCATCGCGGCCGCCCTGCGCGCGGTGTTCGAAACCGACGACATCGGCATCGACGACGACTTCTTCGACGACCTCGGTGGGAGTTCGCTGCAGGCGGCGATGCTGATCTCGAAACTGCGCGTCAACCCGCTCACCGAAGCCATCGCCGTCCGCGACGTCTACCGTGCCCGCACGGTTTCGGGGCTGGCGAAACTGGCCGCCCCGGCGATCCACGACGAGATCGACGCGGTCGCGGCCCCGGCGCGCCGTGCGGTCGCCATCACCCTGGCCCAAGCGGCCTGGCTGGCCGCGGAGCTGGCGATCGCCGCGCCGATCGGCTACTTCCTCGTGTTCGTCGCGCTGCCGTGGCTGGCCGCGCGGATCGGGCTCGTCGCGCTGATCGTCCTGCTTCCCGTGGTCCTGCTGATCGCCGGGTTCGGCTGGACCCCGGTGGCCGTGTTCTTCGCCGTGCGGGCGAAACGGCTGCTCATCGGCAAGTTCGAACCTACCCGGGTCCCGGTGTGGAGCGGGTTCCACCTGCGGTTGTGGATCGTGCGGCACCTGCTGCGGTTCGTGCCGTGGGGCACCATCGCCGGCACCGAGTTCCAGTGCATGGCGCTGCGCTCGCTCGGCGCCCGGATCGGCCGGCGCGTGCACATCCACCGCGGCGTCGACGTCGTGCAGGGCGGCTGGGACCTGCTCGACATCGGCGACGACGCCACGATCGGCCAGGACGCCTCGCTCGGCCTGGTGCAGCTGGCCGAAGGGCACCTCACGATCGGCCGGATCACCGTCGCCGGCGGCGCCACGGTGGACGTCCGCGCGGGTATGTCGCCCAACACGCGGCTCGGCCGCGGATCCTGGCTTTCCGCGCTGTCGTCGTTGCCGTCGGGGACCGCCGTTCCCGACGGCCGGCGCTGGGACGGCGTCCCGGCGCACGACACGGGCCCGGCGCCTCGCGCGCCTGTCCCGGTCGTCAGCGGCAGCATGCTCTCGCCCTTCGCGCACGGGCTCGCGACCGTCGCTGCCCGCGCGCTGTTCACGTGGTTGTTCGCACTGCCGCTCTCGATCGTCATGATCGCGCTGGTGCTGGCTTTCGACGTCACCTACGCTGCGCTGCTCGACGTGGTCACGCAGCCATGGGCGCACCCGGGATTCCTGCTCGTCTTCGCCGTGGGGAGCTGTCTGTCGCTGGTGATTTCGGTCTGGGTCGAAGCACTCTGCGCCCGGGCGCTCGGCCGGGTGGAGGAAGGTGTCATCAGCCGGTGGAGTCCCGCGTACATCCGGGTGAGCCTCAAGACCGGGTTGGTCACCACGGCCGGGAACTGGCTCTCCGGGGGAATGTTCTGGCCGGTGTGGTTGCGCTGGGCGGGGATGAAGGTCGGCCGCGGCTGCGAGATCAGCACGATCATCGACGTCGTCCCGGAACTGGTCGAGATCGGCCCGGACACGTTCTTCGCCGACGGCATCTACCTCGGCGGCCCCCGCATCCAGCAGGGCACGGTCACGCTCGCCCGCGTCCGTCTCGGGCACGACACCTTCCTGGGCAACCACGCGGTCATCCCGGGCGGGCAGCGGTTGCCGCCGGACATCCTGATCGGCGTCTGCACGGTGGCCGACGACCGGATCATGCGGCCCGGCACGTCGTGGTTCGGTCACCCGCCGATGCTGCTCCCGCGGCGCGAAATCGTGGAATCCGACCGCAGCCTCACCCACGATCCGTCGTTCGCCCGCGTGCTGACGAGGGTGTTCTGGGAATGGCTGCGCTTCGCGCTCCCCGTCGTCCCGCTGGCCGTCATGACCGCGTGGTTCGTCGGAATCGCGTACGCCGCGAAGGTGCTTCCCCTCGCTTTGTTCCTCTTCCCCGGCGCGGCGCTGGTGACGCTGGCCACGCTGGCCCTGCCCTGCCTGATCGTGCTCGCGCTGAAATGGGGGCTGCTCGGCCGGGTCAAGCCCGGCGTGCATCCGCTGTGGTCCTGCTGGTGCAGTCGCTGGGACTTCCTCTACGTCGCTTGGGGTTTCATCGCCGGCGGCGTGCTGTCGGCACTGGAAGGAACCCTGATGTTGCCGCTCTACCTGCGCCGCATCGGCGTGGACATCGGCAAGCGCGTCGTGCTCGGCGAAGGGTTCGCCCAGGTCGTCGACCCCGACATGCTGCACTTCGGCGACGGCGCGACGGTCAGCGCGATGTTCCAGGCCCACACCTTCGAAGACCGCGTCCTGAAGATCGACCACGTCCACGTCGGCGCGCATTCGACGCTCGCCCACGGCACGGTTCCGTTGTACGGCGCCGAGATCGGCGAACACGCCTACGCCGCTCCGCACAGCGTGATCATGAAACAGGAACGCCTGCTGCCACGACTGCGCTATGCGGGCGTGCCCACGAAGGAACAGAAAGCCCCGTCGCCACGGACGAACCCGGAGTCGCTGACCCAGCCGCTGCGGCCGGCCGGGCGGCACCGGACCGTCCCCGAGCCACCGACGCAGGCCTTCTGGCGGTTCGACCGTACCTTCGCCGTACCCGGCGAACAGCCGGCCGGACGGCCGCAGCCAAGCCTGCAGGACTGA
- a CDS encoding SET domain-containing protein-lysine N-methyltransferase, producing the protein MIESTVDIERRAAVVRSDGEYRLFTNQAVPAHTRLFTLEGELTATRTRYTVQFDERRHVDMPAGCPLEEVLDRYYWRFMNHACEPTAVIRDRSVLSLRPIPAWSEITFHYGSTEYEMAEPFTCGCGSDRCDREIQGFRYLPGERREELRGLLSPYLLAVLDGRIAEPVGA; encoded by the coding sequence ATGATCGAGTCCACCGTTGACATCGAGCGCCGCGCCGCCGTCGTCCGCAGCGACGGCGAATACCGGCTGTTCACCAACCAGGCCGTGCCGGCCCACACCCGGCTGTTCACCCTCGAAGGCGAGCTCACGGCGACGCGGACGCGCTACACCGTCCAGTTCGACGAGAGGCGTCACGTCGACATGCCCGCGGGCTGTCCGCTGGAGGAGGTGCTGGACCGCTACTACTGGCGGTTCATGAACCACGCCTGCGAGCCGACCGCGGTGATCCGTGACCGGTCGGTGCTGAGCCTCCGGCCGATTCCGGCGTGGTCGGAGATCACCTTCCACTACGGCAGCACCGAGTACGAGATGGCCGAACCGTTCACGTGCGGCTGCGGCAGCGACCGTTGCGACAGGGAGATCCAAGGGTTCCGGTACTTGCCGGGGGAGCGGCGTGAGGAGCTTCGCGGGCTGCTGTCGCCGTACTTGCTGGCTGTGCTGGACGGCCGGATCGCCGAACCCGTCGGGGCGTGA
- a CDS encoding S1 family peptidase — protein sequence MPSRHRKFSRGKILVAAAALVAAGTAAVALPQADAAGSDEAARAITGTAWAVDAQTGQTVVTADSTVQGGQWDRLMAATRGKPIRVERTPGVLTLFADGGDAIFTGRARCSLGFNVTTNDGSPGFLTAGHCAAAGRQWSTAQGGRPAATVQQATFPGAGDFSLLTYNDAATEAPSVVDVRGGRTVKITQAAAAKVNQQVLRMGSTTGLHQGRVTALKATVNYPEGRVTGLIQTTVCAEGGDSGGPLFTRDGSAIGLTSGGSGDCRTGGVTFFQPVTVALAAVGARIGG from the coding sequence ATGCCTTCCCGGCACAGGAAGTTCAGCAGAGGCAAGATCCTGGTGGCGGCCGCCGCCCTCGTGGCGGCCGGCACCGCCGCCGTCGCGCTCCCGCAAGCGGACGCCGCGGGCTCGGACGAGGCCGCACGCGCCATCACCGGCACCGCGTGGGCGGTCGACGCGCAAACCGGCCAAACGGTCGTCACGGCCGACAGTACGGTGCAAGGCGGCCAGTGGGACCGCCTGATGGCGGCCACCCGCGGCAAACCGATCCGGGTCGAGCGAACGCCCGGGGTGCTCACCCTGTTCGCCGACGGCGGCGACGCGATCTTCACCGGCCGGGCCCGGTGTTCCCTGGGATTCAACGTGACCACGAACGACGGCAGTCCCGGTTTCCTGACCGCCGGCCATTGCGCCGCGGCCGGCCGGCAGTGGTCGACAGCGCAAGGCGGCCGGCCGGCGGCGACCGTCCAGCAGGCGACGTTCCCCGGTGCCGGCGATTTTTCCTTGCTCACCTACAACGACGCCGCGACCGAGGCGCCCAGCGTGGTCGACGTCCGCGGCGGCCGGACGGTGAAGATCACGCAGGCGGCCGCGGCGAAGGTGAACCAGCAGGTGCTCCGGATGGGCAGCACCACGGGGCTGCACCAGGGCCGGGTCACCGCGCTGAAGGCCACCGTGAACTACCCGGAGGGCCGGGTCACCGGGCTCATCCAGACCACGGTGTGCGCCGAGGGCGGCGACAGCGGCGGACCACTGTTCACCCGCGACGGCAGCGCGATCGGCCTGACCTCCGGCGGCAGCGGCGACTGCCGCACCGGCGGCGTGACGTTCTTCCAGCCGGTTACCGTCGCGCTCGCCGCGGTCGGCGCCCGGATCGGCGGCTGA
- a CDS encoding hybrid sensor histidine kinase/response regulator transcription factor: MTGFPVSVVAPRLASRAGVCGRELALLAFAGGVTYLATQYITVAWSPAPCDRPGIGVLVAGAAIAPAAVRRRFPVFALLAAAFVVGWYPAAGVTLALTSYGVAARTRSVRWRCAALAVAAPAPFTIALIESGYQWPTALAGFGVVAVVCVVGPVVVQVLLAQRERLIGALRQQTRFAASAARLQERSRIAQEMHDLLGHRLSLISLYAGSLELDAGRPVGATEPVRLIRGTVQTAMDELRATLGILHQGEAGATQPVDHTGTRSDIRQLVRQAQAGGAEVELAWHGEDLTDTTLPVRQAVHRIVREGLTNVYRHAAGAKAEVFVDRGPGRVRVRVVDDGRGDPSPRGSGLGLVGVEERVRLLGGTFTAGSLPGRGFRLVAEVPLDITPPGRPGPEPGTGEEPDDRWARLGTAVVLATGLAGAVAILVTVFSMVLFDAPGIGDRFDSVGIGVAQEQVADVVGPDDPLAHRAARGAEPPPPAAADCSYATTYTEEDTAMIERYCFRSGILVDRPGSPCPRPDAVERIRVLLADDEQLLRTGIRLVLQHAEDIEVVAEAGDGGEAVELACRMPLDVALMDIRMPDVDGMTAVEQLTRRVPALKVVMLTTFGEPGYISRALRGGATGFILKDTGPQELIQAVRAVARGGAVLSPRITKDLINRYLATDDDAAGRLVSTLTAREREVLVQVGLGASNAEIARQLYMGEGTVKTYVSRILGKLGCDNRVRAAIVAHEAGILPAG, translated from the coding sequence ATGACCGGATTCCCCGTCTCGGTGGTGGCGCCACGGCTCGCTTCGCGAGCGGGGGTCTGCGGCCGGGAACTGGCCTTGCTCGCCTTCGCCGGCGGGGTGACCTACTTGGCCACGCAGTACATCACCGTGGCCTGGAGCCCCGCACCCTGCGACCGGCCCGGCATCGGTGTGCTCGTAGCCGGCGCGGCGATCGCGCCCGCCGCTGTCCGCCGCCGGTTTCCCGTGTTCGCTCTTCTCGCCGCGGCGTTCGTGGTGGGGTGGTACCCGGCTGCCGGAGTCACGCTGGCCTTGACGTCCTACGGCGTGGCCGCGCGGACGCGGTCCGTCCGGTGGCGATGTGCCGCGCTGGCCGTGGCCGCGCCGGCCCCGTTCACGATCGCGTTGATCGAATCGGGCTACCAGTGGCCGACCGCGCTCGCCGGCTTCGGGGTCGTGGCCGTTGTCTGCGTCGTGGGGCCCGTCGTGGTGCAGGTGCTGCTGGCCCAGCGGGAACGGCTGATCGGTGCCCTCCGTCAGCAGACGCGGTTCGCGGCGTCGGCCGCCCGGCTGCAGGAACGGTCCCGGATCGCGCAGGAGATGCACGACCTGCTCGGGCACCGGCTCAGCCTCATCTCGCTCTACGCCGGCAGCCTCGAACTCGACGCGGGGCGGCCGGTCGGGGCCACCGAGCCGGTACGGCTGATCCGGGGCACCGTGCAGACCGCGATGGACGAACTGCGCGCGACGCTCGGGATCTTGCACCAGGGCGAAGCGGGCGCGACCCAGCCGGTGGACCACACCGGCACCCGGTCGGACATCCGGCAGCTCGTCCGCCAAGCCCAGGCCGGCGGGGCCGAGGTCGAGCTGGCCTGGCACGGCGAAGACCTGACGGACACCACGCTGCCGGTCCGGCAGGCGGTGCACCGGATCGTCCGGGAGGGCCTGACCAACGTCTACCGGCACGCGGCCGGCGCGAAGGCCGAAGTCTTCGTGGATCGCGGACCGGGCCGGGTCCGCGTGCGGGTCGTCGATGACGGGCGCGGTGATCCGAGCCCGCGAGGCTCCGGTCTCGGCCTGGTCGGAGTCGAAGAACGGGTCCGGCTGCTGGGCGGCACGTTCACCGCCGGCTCCCTGCCGGGCCGCGGGTTCCGGTTGGTGGCCGAGGTGCCGCTGGACATCACGCCGCCCGGCCGGCCCGGGCCGGAGCCCGGAACCGGCGAGGAGCCGGATGACCGGTGGGCCCGGCTCGGCACGGCGGTGGTGCTGGCCACCGGGCTGGCCGGAGCGGTCGCGATCCTGGTGACCGTGTTCAGCATGGTGCTCTTCGACGCGCCCGGCATCGGTGATCGGTTCGACTCGGTCGGCATCGGTGTCGCCCAGGAGCAGGTCGCCGACGTCGTCGGCCCGGACGACCCGCTGGCCCACCGCGCCGCGCGCGGCGCCGAACCACCCCCGCCCGCGGCCGCGGACTGCTCTTATGCCACCACCTACACCGAGGAAGACACCGCCATGATCGAACGCTACTGCTTCCGCTCCGGCATCCTGGTCGACAGACCAGGTTCACCCTGCCCCAGGCCTGACGCCGTGGAACGCATCCGGGTGCTGCTGGCCGACGACGAGCAACTGCTGCGGACCGGGATCCGGCTCGTGTTGCAGCACGCCGAGGACATCGAGGTCGTCGCCGAGGCCGGGGACGGTGGCGAAGCGGTCGAACTGGCCTGCCGGATGCCGCTCGACGTCGCGCTCATGGACATCCGCATGCCCGACGTCGACGGCATGACCGCCGTCGAACAGCTCACCCGGCGCGTGCCGGCGCTCAAGGTCGTCATGCTGACGACGTTCGGGGAGCCGGGCTACATTTCCCGGGCGCTGCGAGGCGGCGCGACCGGGTTCATCCTCAAGGACACCGGCCCGCAGGAGCTCATCCAGGCGGTGCGGGCGGTCGCCCGCGGCGGCGCCGTGCTGTCGCCGCGGATCACCAAGGACCTCATCAACCGGTACCTGGCCACCGACGACGACGCGGCGGGCCGGCTGGTGAGCACGCTGACCGCGCGGGAACGCGAGGTCCTGGTCCAGGTCGGGCTCGGGGCGTCGAACGCCGAAATCGCGCGGCAGCTGTACATGGGCGAGGGCACCGTCAAGACCTACGTCAGCCGGATCCTCGGAAAACTGGGCTGCGACAACCGGGTACGGGCCGCGATCGTCGCGCACGAAGCGGGCATCCTGCCGGCCGGCTGA
- a CDS encoding oxidoreductase, which produces MSWSLADVPDQSGRVAVVTGANGGLGLATALALAGKGAHVVMAARDAAKAALARDRIRAESPGASVEIVALDLGSLASVEQAAGQILAAHPAIDLLITNAGVMAMPQGRTADGFETQLGVNHLGHWALTSHLLPALVRTRDARVVTVTSGAQHTGRPLDPADPFRLGDYDPWRAYADSKLANRHFAQGLDRRFREAGLSARALTAHPGMTNSDLQATTVAAGGGGSSARFFLVATRRIGMDTERGALSQLRAATDPRAVGGTMYGPRWSTVGAPVRRRLVRRGDDQAIRLLWQVSRQLTGLDVDVAQTATQTTREPRP; this is translated from the coding sequence ATGTCCTGGTCACTGGCCGATGTTCCCGATCAGAGCGGCCGCGTCGCGGTGGTGACCGGCGCCAACGGCGGCCTCGGCCTGGCGACGGCACTGGCGCTGGCCGGCAAGGGCGCCCACGTCGTCATGGCGGCCCGCGACGCCGCCAAAGCCGCTCTGGCCCGCGATCGCATCCGTGCGGAGAGTCCGGGCGCGTCGGTGGAGATCGTCGCACTCGACCTCGGATCGCTCGCATCCGTCGAACAGGCCGCCGGGCAGATCCTGGCGGCGCATCCCGCTATCGATCTGCTGATCACCAACGCCGGGGTGATGGCCATGCCGCAGGGGCGCACGGCCGACGGGTTCGAAACCCAGCTCGGCGTCAACCACCTCGGCCACTGGGCCCTGACCTCGCACCTGCTGCCCGCCCTGGTACGGACCCGCGACGCCCGGGTCGTCACGGTGACCAGCGGGGCCCAGCACACCGGCCGCCCCCTGGACCCGGCTGACCCGTTCCGGCTGGGCGACTACGACCCGTGGCGCGCGTACGCCGACTCCAAACTCGCCAACCGGCACTTCGCCCAGGGGCTGGACCGGCGGTTCCGGGAGGCGGGCCTGTCCGCGAGGGCCTTGACCGCCCACCCGGGGATGACGAACTCCGACCTCCAGGCCACCACGGTCGCCGCGGGCGGCGGCGGCTCCTCGGCCCGGTTCTTCCTGGTCGCCACCCGCCGGATCGGAATGGACACCGAGCGCGGGGCGCTGAGCCAGTTGCGCGCGGCGACCGACCCGCGCGCCGTCGGCGGCACCATGTACGGCCCGCGCTGGAGCACCGTCGGCGCGCCAGTCCGGCGCCGCTTGGTCCGGCGCGGCGACGATCAGGCGATCCGCCTGCTGTGGCAGGTCTCCCGGCAGCTGACCGGGCTCGACGTCGACGTCGCCCAGACCGCGACGCAGACCACGCGGGAGCCTCGGCCGTGA